A window of Benincasa hispida cultivar B227 chromosome 9, ASM972705v1, whole genome shotgun sequence genomic DNA:
CACAGAGTTTGCAGCCACCACCGCCGGTCAATTTCAAAgctctctcttttctcctttttcaCTCAACCTCCtttaattttaacctaaattATTAGGTAGGTAGTTAAATAAAGCCAAGgtcaatataaaaaatgatgtATTCTTGATGTATCCACATCTTAATTTTTTAGGAATGGACGAATCTCCATATCTATCATATTCGTATCGTATCATATTCATAGTTATATCTGTGCTTTATAGGCCAGAAGTGGAGCAAAAGAGGTGAAATAGCTGTTTCAGCTCAACCAGACCCAGGCACAACCAAAGGAGGGCAGTGGCCAGTGTGTGTCTAAAATACACACCAATGCCTTCTCTCTTTTTGCTGTTCCAAGCCAAGGGCGAAAACGACGTGGATATGTTATGAATCATTGACTTGGAACAATATTCTCCGCCACCAAACAATAAGAGGCAGACATTAGACAGACAAAAATCTGTATTTTGTCAGACCGAACAGCTCCAGCATGGACTCTACTATCAACTGTCCTCTGCCTCTGAGGGCATTATTGGAAAGTTACACTGATGAACGATCTGTGGTTCAGAGGCTTCCTGAATTTGCAAGGCGAAAAATACTACCTTATCCCATGTATCTGCCCCTCACACCTTTCTCACCACAAAACACTTTTTTAGATCACTTGATTGCAAGTTGCCACTATCCTTCCATGTTTGATTCAAAAAGGGTAGCTTCTGAATAAACCAAATACCAATTTCAGTGTgttaaacaaaatatatataatatatttgtgaaGTGAAGTCGCGTTTAGCCTGAGTTCGCAGCCATGGCCACTCACGCAGCTCTGGCTTCCACTAGAATCCCCACCAACACAAGGCTTCCTTCCAGGACTTCCTACTCTTTCACCACTCGCTGCTCATCCAAGGTTGGTCTCTCCATCTATCTAAACCTACTAAATTGTTTCAcataaactctgctcataattTACTTTTGGCTTTCCCATGTGCAGAGGCTGGATGTGGCTGAATTCAATGGGCTTAGATCTGCTTCCCTGACCTTCTCCAACAATGGCAGAGAAGGATCTTTCTTCGACGTCGTGGCTGCTCAACTTACCCCcaaggtttttctttttctggtTTGAAATTGTACATGATTTCATGGGGTGAAAAAGAAATCATTGTAGTTTgagaaaatagttttaagaaATGTATATGTTTGACTAATCTATCTTAGTTTTGAGTAATCATAATCAACCCATCTTCATTTTGCTTCCTACTAAAAGAATTGAAACATTGTCTTCATTGCAGGCAGTAGGATCAACTCCCGTTAGAGGAGAAACAGTGGCTAAACTCAAGGTGGCAATCAATGGATTTGGACGTATCGGTAGAAACTTTCTGCGGTGCTGGCATGGCAGGAAAGACTCACCTCTTGACGTTGTAGTTGTCAATGACAGTGGTGGTGTCAAGAATGTAAGTAATATgtatcttttcaatatattgatcAATATGCCATATTGTAGAATTAATCTACTTGGAACATAGTGAGCTGCAGCTGTCTCACCATTCATTTAGGATGAatgatttatatgaaaattCTCAGGCCTCCCACTTGCTAAAATATGATTCCATGCTGGGAACTTTCAAAGCAGAGGTGAAAATTGTGGACAATGAAACCATATCAGTTGATGGTAAGCCAATCAAAGTTGTTTCAAGCAGAGACCCCCTCAAGCTTCCTTGGGGCGAACTTGGCATCGACATCGTTATTGAGGTAGATTTAAGTCTTTCCTAATTTAATTATCAGATATCCATAcccattaataattaataagcTTAATGATTGTGTTCAAGATCAGTCATTAATATTCATGGCCTTTGCAGGGTACAGGAGTGTTTGTGGATGGCCCAGGAGCAGGGAAACACATCCAAGCAGGTGCAAAGAAGGTTATCATCACTGCTCCTGCAAAAGGTGCTGATATTCCAACATATGTTGTTGGGGTGAATGAAAAAGATTACTACCATGATGTCGCAAACATCATTAGGTCAGTGTAACGATATCGTAACTGGAAATGAATTTGTTTTTGACCTTCAAGCTGCTAAGTAATTGTTTATGGTTGGCTTGGTTAGTTAGGCTTCTGATCATTCAAgctttttgttttaattttttatgcagCAATGCCTCTTGCACCACCAATTGTCTTGCGCCATTTGTGAAGATCATCGACGAGGAATTCGGTAAGCAATCAGTTTCATTTTGGTCGACCAGCATTGTTTCCTATTttaaccatatatatatatgattgatTTCAGGCATTGTGAAGGGAACCATGACAACCACTCACTCCTACACCGGAGACCAGGTAAAGCATATATACAAATGATCATAGTATGAATGTATCTTGAGATTGTTCTGATAAATGATTcttgaaagagagaaaaatcttATAACCTCTTGTCATGTTTTTGCAAATATTATCCAGAGACTTTTGGATGCATCACACCGTGACTTGAGGCGAGCGAGGGCTGCAGCTTTGAACATTGTCCCTACAAGCACTGGTGCAGCAAAGGCCGTGTCCCTTGTGCTGCCCCAGCTTAAGGGCAAGCTCAATGGTATTGCACTTCGTGTGCCTACTCCAAACGTTTCAGTTGTCGATCTCGTTGTGAACATTGAGAAGAAAGGCATCTCCGCAGATGATGTCAATGCTGCCTTCAGAAAGGCAGCTGATGGACCATTGAAGGGCGTTTTAGCTGTGTGTGATATCCCTCTTGTTTCTGTGGACTTCAAGTGTACTGATGTTTCCTCCACAATTGACTCTTCATTAACAATGGTGATGGGAGATGATATGCTCAAGGTCGTTGCCTGGTATGACAATGAATGGGGATACAGGTGAGGGACTTGCATCCATGGAAAATGATGTTCCCCTTAACATTATAAACCAAAGCATATTAATTTTCATGCGTTTTTTTCTGTCTGCAGCCAAAGAGTTGTTGACTTGGCTCATTTGGTGGCAAACAAATGGCCGGGAGCAGGATCGGGAAAAAGTGGAGATCCATTGGAGGACTTCTGCCAGACTAACCCAGCTGATGAAGAGTGCAAAGTCTATGAAGCTTAGGCATCATGTCTCTTGCTGGCTGCTTTGAGTCTATGTTGTTATTGTGCATGAATGTATAATGCTTGTTTTGAATTCAAATTCAAGCAAGAGATTTTAATCTATccatttataaaatttgaagGCAGTATTCTAGAGCTGCAATAACCTTTTCAAAAAGGGACAGAAATGAACGAAAAACAACATGGACCATCACCATTATTTCCTTCCTTATCTTTGCATTGCAAATTTCCTCATCTTGTGTCCATTTTGTTCTTTTAACTTTAGATATTTCCTCCGATTtcttgttttctaaaatttggaGTACAAAATGGTCTAATTCTAATTCAATTATGCGAATACTGTTAGCTGTGGTAGGGGTGAATAAACCAAACTGAAAAACCAACTGAAACCGTCCAAACTGCCATTGATCGGCTCGGTTTTAATCCATTTTCAGTTGGAGTCAATTCTgtaatttgaaaaactaaagTTTGATTGGTTGGAAGATATAGAAGATATAATCTCGATCGAACCGACTAACTTTTCTGCAGCAAATATTCaaaatagggttttttttttttttttttttttgtacagaTGACCTCATTTGGGAGGCCCAATGAAAAATAGTCACCGGTAGAAAAAATAATGGAAAGTGGTCTTCTACTGATGCTATCCACATGTGATTTTACCGCTTCACCCCTGAGATGCACCCCGTGCATCTGCCATTACCAAAGAACTCGATCCTCGTTACTCAATCCTCGATGCATGGTCACTCGATACCCAGATGCATGGTCACTCAATACGTGTGCAATTGAGACGTGTATATTCGATCATAGTCATCCGTACACGATACTCGATTAATGTATactcgattattttgaatttcctATGTCCGTCAGAGGACCTACACTGCAGGTAATGCTCATGTACGAAAATACACAAATTGGAGAATTTTCTGATAATTCTCACTATTCTTTGAAGTCaatttcttgaaatttaaagtaatttttttttattaactaagAACAAATAGAATTgaaacacaaaagagaaaatcgAGCTCTCTTTCCCTCCAAAAAACCCACTTCACAAAACCTATTTTTCTTGATAGAGATCAAGTTATAAAGACATTCAAATTATTTCACTATATTGTCTCATACCTCAAGTAAGTAAATGTGCTagttttttctcattttttgctcatatttttttacttttctgaCGTTGTGCGAGACATACGAATGTAGCAAAGAAAAGGAGTGAGTGTGAGTTTGTACATTGAGACATGCGAGTAGCTCCCAATGGAGTGAGGATGAAGGGAGAAAAAGCTATGAAACAAGAATACCGAATATCAAGGGACGAGTATTGGGTATCAGTGTCGTGTAGGGAAGAGCATATAGCGAGGATTGAGTATAGCAAGTAGTTAATAGTAACCAATTTTCCTAACTGCTCactttttgtattatttttcttaaaggaTGGAGAAGTATATATTCTTATGTTATGGTGGTACATGGGACGATACAAAAGAACACTATATTGGAGGTCATTTGTGTAGGAATGTATCAacagcagcggaagcacaaggatcatctaagcactacacttaaaacatatttttgtagaaaaaatgagtttcaagacatacctcttgtagaacttcttcaaagctccttcaccagctgttatcttctccaaatcatgtcgtagaccacctcaagatcttccccactattctcttggtgctctagattgagttgtgagactcaaaacaagcttaaatCAAGGGTAggaggagaaatgctcactgtagAAAATTAGCTGAAGAGCTccttcttcaaaccagtttttctttcaaaatttctatagattgcatgcccgattttcactccaatattttcattatattgcagcTTATGCTTGGAGAAGTGCCAAGATAATGGTATTTGAGTGAGCTACCTAGGTGATGGATGAtggaaaaactttttttttccattttgtgtgtattgttttccatttttccaattttatctaaaaatcaaaattcgattttataaaatctattttgattttaaaaatgaaaatttaattaattttataaattaattattaaataaaacttaattaatttaatataaaatattaaattaattttaacacatatccactttatatatttaaatcatatttaaatatataaattctcatattctgtttaattctaaaattaaacatgtaattatatctcatatatttactaatttccttaattctaatttgaacgattcaaattaacttattacgttattctagagctagtccgttacgaactagtagggggacctcgcggacctacagatcatgggcttcaagaTCCGAGATTAATAGGCTAAACTCGTTTGACCAAATTAATCTATATTCGTTAACTAGTGGGTTACTTTACTAacacccatagttgcactcccccacattgtagatatattatgtccacatgatttaaccataataagcaagtcgacccttcattggttgttcataataatggctgggtcaaatatctgttttacctctgtgattacgtcttattcctcaagtccctactgatcctctaatgaacaactagtttgtgatccaatcactaaaccaaactctctcagcctagtgagaaggtggggccccttgttcaagacctggattcaatacttgagagaacaacctttctcttatccctaaatcgggtaggagtgaacttcatcttgcaaggctatatCCCCAGtcattcatccggtcttatccccaaaatggtaaggttattgagcagtgttgttggactgcTCTCACtatttgcagatcaaagaataatccggaacaaataggagttcattgctagcttaggattaagatcgagttaacctaggttatataggtgagatagtcagtcttaaatagtaaacaacgttataaagtaagagtgacttatttcttgatcctgatcttatgcaaactcgttgcataggacgcctccactcctcatgtcataacatgtatgaattaagatcacatcttatgtagcactttacaactctttgtaacaactacagagtaggccgcatccaattttattaccagaataaggtacccaaccttattcatgtaccaaagatcattttgactatttactcgaacctgatctattCTTATGTCTTcaaataaagttcaagtactcatacaatagtcatgggtcttagtttattgaatttatcatttatgagatcaataacaagtatattgataatagaaaatatttattattttacaaactgcaagtttttaggacataaaacccaacagctTGAAAGGTTTGTTAGTTCCGATCACATTGACGTATAATGAGCTGGTAAATCTAGTATATGAGATCATGCAAGTTAGTTCGACAGAGTTCAAGATTATAATGAGGATGACATATAAAATGGTTATTGATTCTTCTCCAGTAGACTTAATGGACGACACTGATGTTAAATTTCTCCTCTTAGAGTATAACCATAGACCGTAGGTATTTGTGGAGCGGATGTCAATGAGAATGATGTTTGTCCATCGGGTGTCTCACTGGAAAACGACAATATCGGTGTTAATATAACGAATGTATTGTATCCGAATGTGACAATAGAAGAGGTTGGGACATGTGTAAATGACAATTTGATGATAAAAGAGGAAGAGGCTAGGAATCAAAACAACAAATTCAGGTTGTTTTAGGGAGTGGTTCTTCTATTGTGAATGAAGAATAAACAACTCCTATTCTGTCAAATGATTTTGGCTATTTTTTTAGGAGTGTGCATCGAAAAAATTTGTGCAATGTACTACCATCCAATAGTAACGCCAAAACGGGGGACTTGATCATGCAACCATATTCGTTCGTAGGGTTGGGGGATATGGTTGAAGTAGGTCAAACTTTTTCAGTAAGAGTGATGTGAAGATAAGGTTAGCAATAGTGGTCATAAAGTACAACTTTGAGTTGCGggttaaaaaatcaaacaaaaaattgtaTATTGTTCGGTGTTTACACCCGACTTGTAAGTGGGCTATTCAAGCAATTAAAATGGACGGATGTGATCTTTTAAAGATCACAAAATGCATGCCCAATCACACATGCTCGATTGAAATATTGAATCATGATCACATGCAAGTCAGTGCATTCGTTATTAGTCACTTGATGAAGGACAAGTTTGGCATTGGTCGAGGGGTCAAACCACACCATATTATTGAGGATATACGACATCAGTATGGTGTTAATATTAGTTATAACAAGGCATAACATGCAAGAGAAACTGTTTTTGCTCTTACAAGGGGGATGCTAGAGGAATCATATGCTAACTTGCATGCATATGGTGAGGCTTTGAAGATGGAAAATCATGGAATTGTATTTAAGATCGAACTTgaagaatcaaaatatttcaaatacatATTCATGGCACTAGGTGCGAGTTTAAGAGGTTTTAAGAGTTGTCGACCCATGATCATtgtgatagagtaaactaacatacagtgaaagaaatcagaatcaataagtactctaattacacttaatttgagtttaaaaacaTGCTTAAAACAAAATCTACagaaagagggtttcaagagtACAATACCTTTTATGAACATCTGAAGTTTCTGCTCCTTTCCATGAATTGGGCCTCCAAATTgatagtagaccaccacaatgatcttctctactaatcttcAACTTGGATTGAGAGGTGGAATCTCAAATTGAGTCAATTTTGGGTTAGGAAGGAAGAATATTTTTGGAGAGCAAATTGACATTCAGAATTTCAGATGCACGAAGAAgttcaaaatctaaaaattgaaGTTTTTAAACAACAAATTCATGCAAGCACTTTGTTCATTTGCTTGACGACACTTAAAAAATCACTAACAAAGTGGACTTTGATGTTAATTAGGGGGTTAATCCATCTCAAACTTGAAATTGTTGGACAATTTTACTAAATGgaaatttccaattttcaatttcctttccaattttgtttttatttaattttcactaaaattaaatttatataaaaattcagaactaatcttgaattttcaaattttgaaatttttttaatttaaataattaattaaacatctaATTTATACTGAATTCtattcatataaattaatatttaaatcaatattttaaatatttttaactatCCAATTTCGTTCAATTTCGATACATTAAACGTTCTAATTATATCGAATAGAATcaatcaaaccctaaattgaatttaaaattttcaaattcaaaaccctaatttcgattttgaatagttcaaattcgcTCAATTCACTAAACCAAGAAATAATTTTACGAAGTAGTAGAGgaatctaatggacctacagatcatgagctccaacgatttaaaattaataggttaaactctttagaccgaattaataaatattcgttaactactgagatATACCACTATAGCTCTATAGTtatactctcctcactgtagatatatttctatccactttaaccataattaataagtcaatcattcacaggTCGTACGTATTTAAAACTacgtcaaaattaccattttacccatgtaaatacatcttgctcctttagctcccactgatcctctattgaaactaatggaggagaccgtaggatattgacacatttccttcacccacttactataaactacttctcccattcaccttgttatcgacccatacaaacactttcagAATGGAGAAGTCgcggtaaaagcgacacgaagctaagcatggatctcacggtgtgaactcttgagaaCGTGAGATCTAAAAAcgatatatcgtatatattgttaatctcctactgaagtgttctaaatgtttgggtattcttttacttaggtatatttcggctaattttaaacaacctaagtctatattgatttatccaagtataacgtttatatgtGGATTTAAACCTACATTGTCTAGgtgttaaaccaattttaaacctcacaccgctcacgcaagctcataaaatcatttagtaatgctcaattattcggtcataatccccaggtagtgGGTGTTCtgtagaccatcaacttaaataccccaaaccttagataggattatgttgggttttatgtcctaaaactcgtggtttgtaaaccaTAGAACTCattctaaaaatttaataagttgttattaaatatatattttttttagaaatccaataaacctaaagtcccttgactattacatacgtgcttaaactttatgtggagacatacaagtggatcaggtttgagtaaatagtcaaaatgatctataatatataaataaggttgggtgccttattctggtaacactattggatgcggtctactTTGTAGTTATAACAAAGAGTtctaaagtgctacatacgaagtgatcctaatttgtgcaTGTtaggacatgagaagtgggggcgtcctgtgcaaatgatttttgtacaagatcggaccacgaaatcagtcattcttactttataacactatttactatttaagactgactatttcaaagcgatgacctaggtaacttgaccttaatcctgagctaactatgaactcctatttattcaagattatcctttgatctgtaaatggtgagagtagaccaaatGTCTTTGCtctggggataagaccagatgaatagctgcGGACAtggggtgcaagacagaattcactcttacccggtTAGgtttagtagagaggttgttccctttaagtattgattctgggtcttaaacaagaggcctcaccctctcattggcccaagagggattcgatttgttgattggatcacaaatcagttgttcattaagggattaatgggacttaaggaacaagaggtaattttgggggtaaaacagagattcgacccagccattattacgaacaacctgtgaagggttaacttacaaatcatggttatatcgaggggacataatatatctacagtgaggggagtttagctatgatctttagtggaatcacccattagttaacgaatgggggttagttcggtctaatAAGTTCaatcgattaatctcagatcgttggagcccatatttgtaggtctgcgaggtcctcctattagctcgtaaatagATTAGCTCTAAAGTAAcgtgattaatttgaaatgttcaaattagaattaaacggaattggagaaataatatttagatatgatttaaatatttgagatgaaattgtgtaaaattaatttaatatttgatattaaattaattaaattattaaaattgtttaaataattatttattaattttattaagaaaattaatttatgaaattaattttgtaaaattaataatattttcaattttactaaatgaatttatttatgaaatcaattttgataaattgaaaaagaaaggaaaaacatCAAATGgataataaacattttccattgtcttcatCAAGTAGCTCACTAATAACCCTCTTCTCAAGCTTCATTAACTCccagcatgagctgcatctcatgcagctaaTCTCTTTGCTTGattgtctgcaatatattgaaaatattggaGTGTTTTTTAGGTACGACAATCGATcaatttttttctgaaaaattcgtgaGAAGAAAAGTGTTCTTCATTTGGTTGTTGTTGTGAGCATTCTCCAACTTCCCTTAATtcaggcttattttgagtctcacaactcaatctagagcaccaagaagatagtagggaagatcttggggtggtctcaACAAGATTTAGATGAGATTTACAGCTGAAATTCAAGCTTtgaggaagttctacaaaggtatgacacaaaactcatttatttctgctgaaacatgctttcatttctgccaaaattaatgaattagagtgtttatggatcctggtcacTTCCACTGCGTGATGGTACGTTCCAAccgattatataccggttgagtttgtaatcaatgttttataagataacgatctattttaactattaaaacaagtgattaacctacgtgagcatgcaatttATCTTTATGGATTTCAAATGTCTAACTCAATTTTCTAACAACTTataaactttagacatgctttgcatccataacatacatcaagcatttcatgatttaatataatacttatattaaaacattaGAAACCCTAACACATGTttgtaacatgctttctatggtgggtttttaaatctatatggcatactttatgtaca
This region includes:
- the LOC120086996 gene encoding glyceraldehyde-3-phosphate dehydrogenase B, chloroplastic: MATHAALASTRIPTNTRLPSRTSYSFTTRCSSKRLDVAEFNGLRSASLTFSNNGREGSFFDVVAAQLTPKAVGSTPVRGETVAKLKVAINGFGRIGRNFLRCWHGRKDSPLDVVVVNDSGGVKNASHLLKYDSMLGTFKAEVKIVDNETISVDGKPIKVVSSRDPLKLPWGELGIDIVIEGTGVFVDGPGAGKHIQAGAKKVIITAPAKGADIPTYVVGVNEKDYYHDVANIISNASCTTNCLAPFVKIIDEEFGIVKGTMTTTHSYTGDQRLLDASHRDLRRARAAALNIVPTSTGAAKAVSLVLPQLKGKLNGIALRVPTPNVSVVDLVVNIEKKGISADDVNAAFRKAADGPLKGVLAVCDIPLVSVDFKCTDVSSTIDSSLTMVMGDDMLKVVAWYDNEWGYSQRVVDLAHLVANKWPGAGSGKSGDPLEDFCQTNPADEECKVYEA